A single genomic interval of Fibrobacter sp. UWB13 harbors:
- a CDS encoding restriction endonuclease subunit S, translated as MSKWEWKKLGEVAKIYNGNSINANVKKERYSNVESGFPFIATKDVGNDSEVDYENGIRIPFEEAGFKVARKDTVLICAEGGSAGKKKCILNEDVCFGNKLFAIDYNREKLIGKFVFYYTFEQSFTDEFQKLLSGIIGGVSSAKFKEIQIPIPPLSEQNRIVKFLDEEFSKIDTLKTNAETNLKNAKELFETTLEKELNSQSRHSERSEESSAELPSGWEWKTLGDVCEILSDLINPTEEKYLNMYHVGGANIESETGRIIDLKTSEEEGLTSGKFVFDDSVVLYNKIRPYLKKVARPNFAGICSADMYPLSPKNGMLKDFLYYILIASDFTDYAIKHSDRAGMPKLNRKALFVYEFPLPPLSVQKEIVARLDKLSENVKRLEANYKQIIANCDELKKSILKKTFEGDSRSSRE; from the coding sequence ATGAGCAAATGGGAATGGAAGAAACTTGGTGAAGTTGCAAAAATTTATAACGGCAACAGCATAAATGCTAATGTAAAAAAGGAACGATACTCAAATGTAGAATCGGGATTTCCTTTTATCGCAACAAAAGATGTTGGTAATGATTCTGAAGTTGATTACGAAAATGGAATTAGAATACCTTTTGAGGAAGCCGGATTTAAAGTCGCAAGAAAGGATACTGTTTTAATATGTGCAGAAGGTGGTAGTGCAGGAAAAAAGAAATGTATTTTAAATGAAGATGTTTGCTTTGGAAACAAGCTATTTGCAATTGATTATAATAGAGAAAAACTAATTGGAAAATTTGTTTTTTATTACACTTTTGAACAATCTTTCACTGATGAGTTTCAAAAACTTTTATCGGGTATAATTGGTGGTGTCAGTTCTGCAAAATTTAAGGAAATTCAAATTCCCATTCCCCCTCTTTCGGAGCAGAATCGCATAGTCAAATTCCTTGACGAAGAATTCTCAAAAATAGACACACTCAAAACAAACGCCGAAACCAACCTCAAAAACGCCAAAGAACTATTCGAAACCACCCTTGAAAAAGAACTGAATTCCCAATCACGTCATTCTGAGCGTAGTGAAGAATCCAGTGCAGAATTGCCCTCCGGCTGGGAATGGAAAACATTGGGGGATGTTTGTGAGATTCTATCGGATTTGATTAATCCAACAGAAGAAAAGTATTTGAATATGTATCATGTTGGTGGTGCAAATATTGAAAGTGAAACAGGACGGATTATCGATTTGAAAACTTCAGAAGAAGAAGGTCTTACATCAGGTAAATTTGTTTTTGATGATTCTGTTGTGTTGTATAATAAAATTCGTCCTTATCTAAAAAAAGTTGCTCGACCTAATTTTGCTGGTATATGCAGTGCTGACATGTATCCGTTATCACCAAAAAACGGAATGCTTAAGGACTTTTTGTATTACATCTTAATAGCAAGCGATTTTACTGATTATGCAATCAAACATTCTGATCGTGCGGGGATGCCAAAACTAAATCGAAAAGCTTTGTTTGTGTATGAATTCCCCCTCCCGCCTCTTTCCGTCCAAAAAGAAATCGTCGCCCGCCTAGACAAACTCTCCGAGAACGTCAAACGCCTCGAAGCAAACTACAAGCAAATCATCGCCAACTGCGACGAACTTAAAAAATCGATTCTGAAGAAAACTTTCGAAGGAGATTCCCGGTCAAGCCGGGAATGA
- the hsdR gene encoding EcoAI/FtnUII family type I restriction enzme subunit R, translating into MNESDTRRKKIDPKLKEALWEVTPDSAIYTEQSAYEIAPGRIGHAERNPKKIDYLLVYKGIKIAIVEAKKDELDVSEGVPQAKEYAERMNIRFTYSCNGDKIWAIDMQTGKEGFVDAFPTPQELWERLYPENNPLRDKLNAVPFNRDGGKSPRYYQEIAVNSVMEAISRKQDRVLLTLATGTGKTYIAFQICWKIFKAHWNVDGTERLPRILFLADRNILSNQALNDFGQFDENAMCRITPESIAKSKGVPKGPSIYFSIFQTMMTSLNGKFVYENYPEDFFDLVIIDECHRGAANDESRWRDILDYFQRAYHLGLTATPKKNENANTYEYFGKPVYVYSLKQGIEDGFLTPYRVRISSSNIDNYIYDPEDDVESGEIDPNKIYTEADFYHGNIKIRERDEFRVEEFLKQIDPDEKTIVFGATQAHAAILRDLINQHSRKPNVNYCKRVTSDDGDKGEADLKTFQDNEKLLPTILTTSQKLSTGVDAKNVRNIVLMRPVNNIIEFKQIIGRGTRLFDGKYFFTIYDFVGASRNFSDPEWDGEPIVDTPEPPDGGKSDGGDGSSGGPRKPKPCKICGNLPCTCDANVKEKNCIEIKLSDGHVLRLRAQWEEKFMFDGELITLEQFIKILFGKIPEFFKDSKDLRARWSDPTTREALLQNLSDNGFSKERLRQVQALTQNEKCDLLDVLELIAYNKSPMERAERVRLMHEEILNEISEKQVPFMEFVLQQYVENGVDELSLNQLPELVKLKYGTIKDACDKMGVTGKDLKKLFTDFQKTLYVA; encoded by the coding sequence ATGAACGAGTCCGATACCAGAAGAAAGAAGATTGACCCCAAGCTGAAAGAAGCCTTGTGGGAAGTGACGCCGGACAGCGCCATTTATACGGAGCAGTCCGCTTACGAAATCGCACCGGGGCGAATCGGCCATGCCGAACGCAACCCCAAGAAAATCGACTACCTTCTGGTTTACAAGGGCATCAAGATTGCCATCGTCGAGGCGAAAAAGGACGAACTCGATGTAAGCGAGGGCGTGCCGCAAGCCAAGGAATATGCGGAACGCATGAACATCCGCTTCACGTATTCTTGCAATGGCGATAAAATCTGGGCAATCGACATGCAGACGGGGAAGGAAGGCTTTGTCGATGCATTCCCGACACCGCAAGAACTCTGGGAACGACTTTATCCTGAAAACAATCCGCTCCGCGACAAGCTGAATGCCGTTCCGTTCAACAGGGATGGCGGCAAGTCTCCGCGCTACTATCAGGAAATCGCTGTCAATAGCGTCATGGAGGCCATCTCCCGAAAGCAGGACCGCGTCTTGCTCACGCTTGCAACGGGAACGGGCAAAACCTACATCGCTTTCCAAATCTGCTGGAAAATTTTCAAGGCACATTGGAATGTCGATGGAACGGAACGCTTGCCGCGCATCTTGTTCCTTGCCGACCGCAATATCCTCTCAAATCAGGCGCTCAATGATTTCGGACAATTTGACGAAAATGCCATGTGCCGCATTACGCCGGAATCTATCGCCAAATCAAAAGGCGTGCCCAAGGGCCCGAGCATCTATTTCAGCATTTTCCAGACGATGATGACCTCGTTGAATGGAAAATTTGTTTATGAAAATTACCCCGAAGATTTCTTTGATCTTGTCATCATCGATGAATGCCATCGCGGTGCCGCTAACGACGAAAGCCGCTGGCGTGATATTCTTGATTATTTCCAACGGGCGTATCACTTGGGCCTGACGGCAACACCCAAGAAAAATGAAAATGCCAACACCTACGAGTATTTCGGAAAGCCTGTCTATGTGTATTCTCTGAAGCAGGGAATCGAAGACGGTTTTTTGACGCCTTACCGCGTGCGAATCTCTTCTAGCAATATTGACAATTACATCTACGATCCCGAAGACGATGTAGAAAGCGGCGAAATTGACCCGAACAAAATTTATACAGAAGCGGACTTCTATCACGGCAATATCAAGATTCGCGAACGCGATGAGTTTAGGGTTGAAGAATTCCTGAAACAGATTGACCCCGACGAAAAGACGATTGTGTTCGGTGCGACACAGGCCCATGCAGCCATTTTGCGAGACCTCATCAATCAGCATTCTCGCAAGCCCAACGTGAATTATTGTAAGCGAGTCACCAGTGACGATGGCGACAAGGGCGAAGCCGATTTGAAGACTTTCCAGGATAATGAAAAACTGTTGCCTACAATCCTTACGACATCGCAAAAACTCTCGACAGGTGTCGATGCCAAGAATGTCCGCAACATCGTACTGATGCGCCCTGTGAACAACATCATCGAATTCAAGCAGATTATCGGTCGCGGCACGAGACTTTTCGACGGAAAGTATTTCTTCACGATTTACGATTTCGTGGGCGCAAGCAGGAACTTTAGCGATCCCGAGTGGGACGGCGAACCGATTGTAGATACGCCGGAACCACCCGATGGTGGAAAATCTGATGGAGGCGACGGCTCTAGCGGCGGGCCACGCAAACCGAAACCTTGCAAAATCTGTGGCAATCTCCCGTGCACATGCGACGCAAACGTGAAAGAAAAAAATTGCATTGAAATTAAACTTTCTGACGGGCACGTTTTGCGCTTGCGTGCCCAGTGGGAAGAAAAGTTCATGTTCGATGGCGAACTCATAACGCTTGAACAGTTTATCAAAATTCTCTTCGGCAAGATTCCGGAGTTCTTCAAGGATAGTAAGGATTTGCGAGCCCGCTGGTCTGATCCCACGACCCGCGAAGCGTTGCTGCAGAACTTGAGCGACAACGGATTCAGCAAAGAAAGGCTCCGCCAAGTGCAAGCCTTGACGCAGAATGAAAAATGCGACCTGCTCGACGTGCTGGAACTCATCGCTTACAACAAGAGTCCCATGGAGCGCGCCGAAAGAGTCCGCCTGATGCACGAAGAAATCCTGAACGAAATATCCGAAAAGCAAGTCCCCTTCATGGAATTCGTCTTGCAGCAATATGTGGAAAACGGAGTCGATGAACTATCATTGAATCAGCTGCCCGAACTCGTCAAGCTCAAGTACGGCACCATCAAGGATGCCTGTGATAAAATGGGTGTGACCGGCAAGGATTTGAAGAAACTCTTCACCGATTTCCAGAAGACGTTGTACGTAGCGTAG
- a CDS encoding GNAT family N-acetyltransferase gives MLKIEEYSTKYINDAIEIWNDIVEDGIAFPQKDALDPQTGDAFFKSQSFTGIALDTDSGEVVGLYILHPNNVGRCGHISNASYAVKKNKRGQHIGEFLVKDCLAKAKEIGFRILQFNAVVATNTSALKLYKKLGFTQLGVIPKGFLLKDGNYEDIIPHYIEL, from the coding sequence ATGCTTAAAATTGAAGAATACAGTACAAAGTATATCAACGACGCGATTGAAATCTGGAACGATATCGTCGAAGACGGAATCGCGTTCCCTCAGAAAGATGCGCTTGACCCGCAGACGGGTGACGCCTTTTTCAAGTCGCAATCGTTCACGGGTATTGCTCTTGATACGGACTCCGGCGAGGTTGTGGGGCTGTACATTCTCCACCCGAACAATGTCGGGCGCTGCGGGCATATTTCGAATGCAAGCTATGCGGTCAAGAAGAACAAACGCGGCCAGCACATCGGTGAATTTCTCGTAAAGGATTGCCTCGCGAAGGCAAAGGAAATCGGCTTCAGGATCTTGCAGTTCAATGCGGTTGTCGCCACAAACACGTCGGCACTCAAGCTCTACAAGAAGCTCGGATTTACGCAGCTCGGCGTGATTCCCAAGGGTTTCTTGCTCAAAGACGGGAACTACGAAGATATTATCCCGCACTATATCGAACTGTAA
- a CDS encoding LysR family transcriptional regulator, with product MELRVLRYFLEAARLGNVSRAADNLCVTQPTVSRQLKELEEELGEKLFERTNYAIRLTPAGELLRERAEDILSMADRTVQDFKSLKEDEVVGEIAIACAESRNVNFLSKCIAILRDDYPKIKYNLYSGDSERALEKLDKGIFDFAVVVDNVDLEKYNCLAVRSVDRWGVVMRRDDPLAKRDFIEPKDLLDKPLMASRQAMVADLPKWFGDDISRLNVIVGLDLSYNGSVLAKEGTGYLLTFDGLVDTSRTSRLCFRPLMPELTTNMYIIWRRGQQFTRAGELFLDTLRHVLGE from the coding sequence ATGGAACTTCGAGTTTTGCGGTATTTTCTGGAGGCGGCGCGGTTGGGGAATGTCTCGCGCGCGGCGGATAATCTTTGCGTGACGCAGCCGACGGTGAGTCGCCAGCTCAAGGAGTTGGAGGAGGAACTGGGCGAAAAGCTTTTCGAGCGCACGAATTACGCGATTCGGCTGACGCCTGCGGGGGAACTCTTGCGGGAGCGTGCGGAGGATATCCTTTCGATGGCGGACAGGACGGTGCAGGATTTCAAGTCGCTGAAGGAAGACGAGGTGGTGGGTGAAATCGCCATTGCCTGCGCGGAATCGCGGAACGTGAATTTTCTTTCGAAGTGCATCGCGATTCTCCGGGACGACTATCCGAAGATTAAGTACAACTTATATTCGGGCGACAGTGAGCGCGCCTTGGAAAAGCTGGACAAGGGCATTTTTGATTTCGCGGTGGTTGTAGACAACGTTGATTTGGAAAAGTACAACTGCCTTGCGGTGCGTTCGGTGGACCGCTGGGGCGTGGTGATGCGTCGCGACGACCCTTTGGCCAAGCGGGATTTCATTGAGCCGAAGGACTTGCTCGACAAGCCGCTGATGGCGTCGCGGCAGGCGATGGTGGCGGATTTGCCGAAATGGTTCGGCGACGATATTTCGAGGCTGAACGTGATTGTGGGGCTGGATCTTTCGTACAACGGTTCGGTGCTTGCGAAGGAGGGCACGGGCTACCTGCTCACTTTCGACGGACTGGTGGATACGAGCCGCACTTCGCGCCTGTGCTTCAGGCCGCTCATGCCCGAGCTCACCACCAACATGTACATCATTTGGCGGCGGGGCCAGCAGTTCACGCGGGCGGGCGAACTTTTCCTCGACACGCTCCGGCACGTGCTGGGGGAATAA
- a CDS encoding YhcG family protein, whose protein sequence is MAKEVISTKLIQDAKQIIETARENAVRSVDFCRVQMYWKLGKRIFEEEQHGKKRADYGAYIVKSLAEKLEAEYGRGFGIRQIERARQFFLLYPIASAVRTQLNWSQYKMLIAISDPEKREYYELEAVNNSWNGRELERQINSQLYERLLLSNDKESVLAVARKERIPETPQEVIKDPMILEFVGLKMNSAFYETDLEGAIISHITDFLLELGKGFSFVARQKRIMLEDDEFFIDLVLYNRLLRCFVVIEIKTSKITHQDIGQLQMYVNYHDRIEKLPDENPTIGILLCAGKNDTAVKMTLPEDNKTILASEYKLYLPTTEQLVGEINEAKELVKKSKRIKK, encoded by the coding sequence ATGGCTAAAGAAGTTATCTCTACGAAGCTGATCCAAGATGCCAAGCAAATCATCGAGACTGCTCGGGAAAATGCGGTCAGGAGTGTTGATTTCTGTCGTGTCCAGATGTACTGGAAGCTTGGTAAGCGTATTTTCGAAGAAGAACAGCATGGCAAGAAGCGTGCCGATTATGGGGCGTATATCGTGAAATCGCTTGCAGAAAAACTGGAAGCGGAGTATGGTCGTGGATTTGGTATTCGACAAATTGAGCGTGCTCGTCAATTTTTCCTATTGTATCCAATTGCGTCCGCAGTGCGGACGCAATTGAACTGGTCTCAATATAAGATGCTTATTGCTATTTCTGACCCCGAAAAACGCGAATATTACGAGCTTGAGGCGGTGAACAATTCTTGGAATGGACGCGAACTCGAACGCCAAATCAACAGCCAGCTATACGAGCGACTTTTGCTCAGCAACGACAAGGAATCCGTACTTGCAGTCGCTCGCAAGGAGCGCATCCCTGAAACCCCGCAAGAGGTCATCAAGGATCCGATGATTTTGGAATTTGTTGGGTTGAAAATGAATTCGGCCTTTTATGAAACCGATTTGGAAGGCGCGATTATTTCGCATATTACTGATTTTCTGCTTGAACTAGGAAAGGGATTTTCCTTTGTTGCCCGGCAGAAGCGGATTATGCTCGAAGACGATGAATTCTTCATCGATCTCGTTCTTTACAATAGGCTGCTTCGCTGTTTTGTGGTTATTGAAATCAAGACGAGCAAAATCACGCATCAGGATATAGGCCAACTCCAGATGTACGTGAATTACCACGACCGCATTGAAAAACTTCCCGATGAAAATCCTACCATCGGCATTCTTTTGTGCGCAGGCAAAAACGACACTGCCGTGAAAATGACTTTGCCCGAAGACAACAAGACTATCCTTGCTAGTGAGTACAAGTTGTATCTGCCCACCACCGAGCAACTGGTCGGTGAAATCAACGAAGCCAAAGAACTCGTGAAAAAATCCAAGCGAATAAAGAAATAA
- a CDS encoding ZIP family metal transporter, with protein MTQPILPIIQGLTIPFLGTVLGAACVFFIRGQMKQNLKRGLLAFAAGVMVAASVWSLLLPAISASEHLGKLSFAPAAVGFWAGILFLFILDKITPHLHLGSQTPEGPRAKLKRTTMLTLAVTLHNLPEGMAVGIVFAGWLSGNVAITLSAAFALSIGIAIQNFPEGAVVSLPLKAEGATRKKAFALGALSGAVEPIGALITLIAAEILSPFMPYLLSFAAGAMIYVVVEEMLPEVSEGDHFDAGTILFAVGFTLMMALDSAL; from the coding sequence ATGACTCAACCTATTTTACCCATTATTCAAGGCCTCACCATTCCGTTTTTAGGGACGGTTCTCGGCGCAGCATGCGTGTTCTTTATTCGCGGGCAGATGAAGCAGAACCTCAAGCGCGGACTTTTAGCATTTGCGGCTGGCGTCATGGTAGCGGCATCCGTCTGGAGTCTGCTCCTCCCGGCCATCAGCGCCAGCGAACATTTGGGGAAATTATCATTTGCACCCGCCGCAGTCGGATTTTGGGCAGGTATTTTATTTCTATTCATTTTGGATAAAATCACACCGCATTTGCATTTGGGCAGTCAAACTCCCGAAGGTCCGAGAGCAAAACTTAAACGCACCACGATGCTCACGCTCGCGGTAACGCTCCACAACTTGCCCGAAGGCATGGCAGTCGGCATCGTTTTCGCAGGTTGGCTTTCCGGGAATGTCGCCATCACGCTCTCGGCCGCATTCGCTCTTTCCATCGGTATCGCGATACAAAACTTCCCTGAAGGAGCAGTCGTTTCGCTCCCGTTAAAAGCCGAAGGCGCGACACGCAAAAAAGCATTTGCACTCGGAGCGCTCTCCGGAGCTGTCGAACCCATCGGAGCCTTGATTACCTTAATCGCCGCCGAAATCCTTTCGCCATTTATGCCCTACCTGCTCTCGTTTGCGGCAGGCGCAATGATTTACGTTGTCGTTGAAGAAATGCTCCCCGAAGTGAGCGAAGGCGACCACTTTGACGCAGGCACTATCCTCTTCGCCGTCGGCTTCACGCTCATGATGGCACTCGACAGCGCACTTTAA
- a CDS encoding ATP-binding protein — MLEFVDSLMKNIYINSRVNNFKVNNFGVNKMFVGRKRELKLLEDLYRSKKFEMLIMHGRRRVGKSFLLAHFASLHEKDTVFFTADKGSEANNVRNFCTELKRVLNAGDFLNSLETWQDVYSFIDGAAFSKRVNIIIDEFTYLYNSNPVYDSGLQNAIDRILKKKNIFLILCGSEVSVIEDLFDDSTKPLYGRKTADLKLQPFSYKESKEFFPKYSDEEVLTVYSILGGIPLYLSLFDDSVSIRENVIKNCLSTTGYLYNEIDTLLRMELKETLFYKNILLAINSGASTLNDIKMKVGEDGAKIAKYLNVLQNLGFIKTEIPVGEKGKARNTLYSIDDNYFAFYFRFIYKHLNMLNGLISPEIYYDREFTTESLNGYIGHRFERVCSQFIMEKSYNGELPFFAEQVGRWWGNNPLAKRQEEIDIVAQDENNAILCECKYTEKAFDETELSDLQACAPCIKRDNLYFWIFSRKGVTAGVKKKIKNLGNYKVISIKELFA, encoded by the coding sequence TTGTTAGAATTTGTTGATTCTCTAATGAAAAATATTTATATTAACTCTAGAGTAAATAACTTTAAAGTTAATAACTTTGGAGTAAATAAGATGTTTGTCGGACGTAAAAGAGAATTAAAGCTTCTTGAAGATCTTTATCGGTCTAAGAAATTTGAAATGCTAATCATGCATGGTCGTAGGCGCGTGGGCAAGAGTTTTCTTTTGGCTCACTTTGCCTCGCTTCATGAAAAGGATACTGTGTTCTTTACTGCTGACAAAGGGAGCGAAGCCAATAATGTTCGTAATTTTTGTACGGAATTGAAACGGGTATTAAATGCTGGCGATTTTTTGAATTCACTTGAGACTTGGCAGGATGTCTACTCGTTCATCGATGGTGCCGCTTTTTCTAAACGTGTGAATATCATTATTGACGAGTTTACTTATTTGTACAATTCAAATCCTGTATACGATTCGGGGCTGCAGAATGCTATTGACCGAATTCTGAAAAAAAAGAACATTTTTTTAATTTTGTGCGGTTCTGAAGTCTCTGTTATTGAGGATTTGTTTGATGATTCTACCAAACCTTTATATGGTCGCAAGACTGCCGATTTGAAATTGCAACCATTTTCATATAAAGAATCTAAAGAATTTTTCCCCAAATATAGTGACGAAGAAGTCCTAACGGTTTATTCAATTCTTGGCGGTATTCCTCTATACCTTTCTCTTTTTGACGATTCCGTTTCTATTCGCGAGAACGTCATCAAAAATTGCCTTTCTACAACGGGCTACTTATACAATGAAATTGATACGTTGCTTCGCATGGAACTCAAAGAAACGCTTTTTTATAAGAATATTCTGCTTGCTATCAATTCTGGTGCTTCGACGCTTAATGATATAAAGATGAAGGTCGGAGAAGATGGGGCGAAGATTGCAAAATACCTGAACGTCCTTCAAAATTTGGGATTTATCAAAACAGAAATCCCTGTTGGCGAAAAAGGCAAGGCTCGCAATACGCTTTATTCCATTGACGATAACTACTTTGCTTTTTATTTCAGGTTTATTTATAAACATTTGAATATGTTGAATGGGCTTATTTCACCTGAAATTTATTACGATAGAGAGTTTACAACTGAAAGCTTAAATGGATATATTGGGCATCGATTTGAAAGAGTGTGCTCGCAGTTTATTATGGAAAAATCCTATAATGGCGAGCTTCCGTTCTTTGCTGAACAAGTTGGACGCTGGTGGGGTAATAACCCTCTTGCGAAACGTCAAGAGGAAATAGACATTGTTGCCCAAGATGAGAATAATGCCATTCTTTGCGAATGTAAATACACTGAAAAGGCGTTTGATGAGACTGAACTTTCTGACTTGCAGGCGTGCGCACCGTGTATTAAACGCGACAATTTGTATTTTTGGATTTTTTCCAGAAAGGGCGTCACGGCTGGAGTCAAGAAGAAAATAAAAAATCTGGGCAATTACAAGGTTATTTCGATAAAAGAATTGTTTGCTTGA
- a CDS encoding N-6 DNA methylase yields the protein MFEQTFNNIDDILWKEGGCSNELDYVEQTSWVLFLKYLDNLEAEREEEAELKGETYERIIDKKFRWNTWAAPKTKNGEPDHAKALTGDDLTDFVNNKLFPYLKKFKESATTPQSLEYKIGEIFGELRNKITSGYNLREILWYADALSFQSSEDKHEMSHLYEDKIRRMGNAGRNGGEYYTPRPLIRTIVRIIDPKIGETVLDPACGSAGFLCEAYAYMKQKVKSVADRETLQKKTFYGQEKKGLAYIIGIMNMILHGVNAPNILHTNTLSENMANVEQKMRKDVIIANPPFGGKERAEVQQNFPIKTSETAYLFMQYFVKLLKAGGRAGIVIKNTFLSNTDNASVMLRKELLENCDLHTILDLPSGVFTGAGVKTVVLFFEKGRPTEKIWYYQPDFGRNLGKTNPLTEDDLAEFVKLQKKKTDSEKSWTINVKDLNPETYDLSVKNPNKKTEVELRDAKTIIKEMQSLDEENRKILAKLSI from the coding sequence ATGTTTGAGCAGACTTTTAACAATATCGATGACATCCTCTGGAAAGAGGGTGGTTGCAGCAACGAACTGGATTATGTGGAACAAACTTCGTGGGTCCTGTTCCTCAAGTACCTGGACAACCTCGAAGCCGAGCGCGAAGAAGAAGCCGAACTCAAGGGCGAAACCTACGAGCGAATCATTGATAAGAAATTCCGTTGGAACACCTGGGCCGCCCCAAAGACCAAGAACGGCGAACCCGACCACGCCAAGGCACTCACCGGCGACGACCTCACGGATTTCGTGAACAACAAGCTTTTCCCTTACCTCAAGAAGTTCAAGGAATCCGCCACCACGCCGCAATCACTGGAATACAAGATTGGCGAAATCTTCGGTGAACTCCGCAACAAAATAACGAGCGGCTACAACCTCCGCGAAATTCTGTGGTATGCCGACGCGCTGAGTTTCCAGAGTAGCGAAGATAAGCACGAGATGAGCCACCTGTACGAAGACAAAATTCGCAGGATGGGCAACGCAGGCCGTAACGGCGGCGAATACTACACGCCGCGTCCGCTTATCCGCACCATCGTCCGCATCATCGACCCGAAAATCGGCGAGACCGTGCTAGACCCGGCTTGCGGAAGTGCTGGGTTCCTTTGCGAAGCCTACGCCTACATGAAGCAGAAAGTCAAGAGCGTTGCCGACAGGGAAACTTTGCAGAAGAAAACCTTCTACGGACAAGAGAAAAAGGGCCTTGCCTACATCATCGGCATCATGAACATGATTTTGCACGGCGTGAACGCACCGAACATTTTGCACACGAATACCTTGTCCGAAAACATGGCGAACGTGGAACAGAAAATGCGTAAGGACGTCATCATCGCGAACCCGCCCTTCGGTGGCAAGGAACGCGCCGAGGTCCAGCAGAATTTCCCCATCAAGACAAGCGAAACAGCCTACCTCTTTATGCAGTATTTTGTCAAGTTGCTCAAGGCGGGCGGCCGCGCGGGCATCGTCATCAAGAACACATTCCTTTCAAACACCGACAACGCGTCGGTCATGTTGCGCAAGGAACTCTTGGAAAACTGTGACCTGCACACGATTCTCGATTTGCCGAGTGGCGTGTTTACGGGCGCTGGCGTAAAGACCGTGGTGCTCTTCTTCGAAAAGGGTCGCCCCACCGAAAAAATCTGGTACTACCAGCCGGACTTTGGCCGCAACCTGGGCAAGACGAACCCGCTTACCGAAGATGACCTTGCGGAATTCGTGAAGTTGCAGAAGAAAAAGACCGACAGCGAAAAATCGTGGACCATAAACGTCAAGGATTTGAACCCCGAAACATACGACCTCTCGGTGAAAAATCCCAACAAGAAAACCGAAGTCGAACTCCGCGACGCCAAAACCATCATCAAGGAAATGCAGAGCTTAGACGAAGAGAATAGGAAAATCCTCGCCAAATTGTCGATATGA
- a CDS encoding flavodoxin family protein, which yields MKKVLFLSSSLRKGSNSETLAQEFAKGAAEAGNKVEFESLRGKKIGFCMGCLACQKKGKCVIKDDAPAITKKMESADVIVFATPIYYYEMSGQLKTMLDRANSLYSSDYKFREIYLLTSAADTDAKAMNIAKRGIGGWIACFDGVKLKGALCATGAESAGDVKKDSALLKKAFAMGKKV from the coding sequence ATGAAAAAAGTATTGTTCTTGTCCAGCAGCTTGCGCAAGGGGAGCAACTCCGAAACTCTGGCGCAGGAGTTCGCGAAGGGTGCCGCCGAGGCGGGCAACAAGGTGGAATTCGAGTCGCTACGCGGCAAGAAGATCGGTTTTTGCATGGGCTGCCTCGCTTGCCAGAAGAAGGGCAAGTGCGTCATCAAGGACGACGCTCCCGCCATCACCAAGAAGATGGAATCGGCTGACGTCATCGTGTTCGCGACACCGATTTACTATTACGAGATGAGCGGCCAGCTCAAGACGATGCTCGACCGCGCGAATTCCCTCTATTCCAGCGATTACAAGTTCCGCGAAATTTATCTGCTCACATCTGCCGCCGACACCGATGCGAAGGCCATGAACATCGCAAAGCGCGGCATTGGCGGGTGGATCGCCTGCTTTGACGGCGTGAAGCTCAAGGGCGCTCTCTGCGCCACGGGTGCCGAAAGCGCTGGCGATGTCAAGAAAGATTCCGCGCTCCTGAAAAAAGCGTTCGCCATGGGAAAGAAAGTTTAA